ACACTCCAGAAACCCTATGACGTTCGTCCGGCCCTCGCCCACGACATGGAGGTGCTGCGCTCCCTCCTCATGGAGCGCTACGGCACCGACCGCCTGCCGCAGATCGTCCTCTTCAACAAGATCGGCGGTGTCGACCGCACGGAGAATATCATTGCCAACGGGGTTCTGTTTGGCCGCCTCGCCTACAACCCGCCAACCGCCTCCTATTCCCTTGACCTGACCCTCGATGCACTGACCACCCTCCTCCCCTCTATCACGCGAGGGATCGTGGAGATCGACGCCCCCGACGACCGGCGCCGGATCGGCGGCAAAAAACTGGCGGTCAGCACCGACCTCTCCGACGGTCCGGTGGTCGTCAGGATGGGCGACCTCCACGGCACCGGGACACTCCGGGACGGGGCGGTCAGGGTCAGGCAGGTCGGGGCGGTCACGCCGCGGACCCTCCCCGACCCCCCGTGGGGGGAGGCGATCCGGGTGAATGTGCCTGCCCTGAAGAACATGGAGAGGACCGCCGTCCGTTTCATCAGGCAGCACATGCACGACCGCCCGCGCGCCAACATCTCCTTTTCAGGCGGAAAGGACAGCACCGTCGTCTGGGAGCTGGCACGCCGCGCCGGCATCAAGGAGGCCTATTTCGTGAACACCGGCATGGAGTTTCCCGAAACCGTGGAATTTGTGAAGGAGTGCGGGATCGAGACACACCTCCGCGCCGGTGACTTCTGGCACGACGTAAAAAAATACGGGCTGCCGAGAAAGGACGACCGCTGGTGCTGCGAACGGCTGAAGCTCACGCCGGTCAAGGAATGGTGCGAGCGAGAGGGTGCCTGTGTCACGGTGCAGGGCAACCGCTGGTATGAGTCCTTTGTCAGGTCGACCCTCCCTCCGGTCGTCGAAAACCCGTTCAATCCCCTCCAGCTGAATATCTCTCCGATCCGGAACTGGCGGGCACTGGAGGTCTTCCTCTACATCTGGTGGCGAAAGGTGCCCTGCAACCCCCTCTATGAGATGGGGTTCGAACGGGTGGGGTGCTGGAACTGCCCGGCCATGCTCGGGAGCGAGGAGGCGCGTACCCGGGAGATCCACCCCGACCTCGCCGCCCGCTGGGAGCATTATCTGGGGGAATGGGCCAGAAAAGAACGGGTGAGCGACCGGTTTATCGAACTCGGCCTCTGGCGCTGGAAGGAGCTCCCGCCGAAGATGCGGGAACTGGCGGCACAGGAAGGGATCAGCATCCCGAAAAAACGGCGGAGTGGCTGAATAACACCATATTTTGACCTGATCTCTAATTGAGTGCCATATTGTGCCCCTTCCGCCTGCGCCATGCGCAACATATATATAGAACTACATTGCAATTGATATTGTAACACATATTTGCGAGGATATGCATGACGGCGGAAGAAGAAAAGGTGGTGCCGGGACATGAACCGGCCTCAGATCAACCCGGTCCGGATCAGGACGTGCCCCAGGACACCGTCGACAATCTCAAAAAAGAGAACGAGGACCTGAAAATGGCCAATGCAGACCTGAACGAACGGTATCTCCGCCTTGCAGCCGATTTTGAAAATTTCAGAAAACGCACCGACCGGCAGATCGCAGAGATCAGGGAATTTGCCCTCCAGGCGTTCGCTGCCGATCTGCTGGAGGTCGCCGACAACTTCGAGCGGGCCCTGCAGGCAGATGATGCCTCGCTCCGGGAAGGACTCGAGAGCATCCAGAAACAGTTCATCGGGATCCTGGAACGAAACGGCATAACCCCACTGGACTGCCTCGACTGCGAGTTCAACCCTGAGGAGCACGAGGCGATGGTCTGTGTGCCGTCCGACAAACCCGAAGGTACAGTTGTTGAAGAATTCATCCGCGGCTACTGCATGCACGACAGGGTCATCAGGCATGCAAAAGTTGCCGTTTCAAAAAACAAGGAACAGGAGGAATAACACCATGGCATCACAGAAGGTACTTGGTATTGATCTCGGGACGACGAACTCATGCATGGCCATCATCGAGGGCGGAAAATCCACCGTCATCGCCAATGCAGAGGGAGGGCGGACCACCCCCTCGATCGTCGCCTTCAGCAAGGACGGGGAGCGTCTGGTCGGCAACGTCGCAAAGCGGCAGGCGATCACCAACCCGAAACGGACGATCATCTCGATCAAGCGGAAGATGGGCACGAGCGAGACCGTCGACATCGACGACAAAAAATACAGCCCACAGGAGATCTCGGCGATGATCCTCCAGAAGATGAAGCTCGACGCCGAGGCATACCTGGGCGAGAAGATCGAGAAGGCCGTCATCACCGTTCCGGCCTACTTCAACGACGCCCAGCGCCAGGCCACCAAGGACGCCGGCAAGATTGCCGGGCTTGAGGTAATGCGGATCATCAACGAACCCACCGCCTCGGCCCTGGCCTACGGCATCGACAAAGAGGAGGCGGCCACCGTTCTCGTCTACGACCTTGGCGGCGGCACCTTCGACGTATCCATCCTCGAACTCGGCGACGGCGTCTTCGAGGTCAAGTCCACCGCCGGCAACAACCATCTCGGCGGCGACGACTTCGACCAGCGCGTCATGGACTGGATCGTGGCGGAGTTCAAGGCAAAGGAGGGCATCGACCTCGCAAAGGACCCGATGGCAATGCAGCGTATCCGCGACGCCGCTGAAAACGCCAAAAAGGAACTCTCGACCACCCAGAAGACGAACATCAACCTCCCCTACATCACCACCGACGCCTCGGGCCCGAAGTTCCTGGACATGGACCTCTCGCGGGCAAAGTTCGAGCAGCTCGTCGGCGACCTGGTCGAGAAGACCGTCGAACCGGTGAAACAGGCGCTCTCAGACGCCAACATGACCGCAAAAGACATCAACCATGTCCTCCTGGTCGGCGGTTCGACCCGCGTCCCCCTGGTCGTCGAGACGGTGAAGAAGATCCTGGGCAAGGACCCGGACAAGGGGATCAACCCGGACGAGTGCGTGGCCCTCGGCGCCGCCATCCAGGGCGGTGTGCTCACCGGCGAGACCAAGGACGTCCTCCTGCTCGACGTCACGCCCCTCTCCCTGGGCATCGAGACCCTGGGCGGCATCGACACCAAGCTGATCGAGCGCAACACCACCATCCCCACCAAGAAGAGCCAGATCTTCTCGACGGCCGCAGACGGTCAGACGAGCGTCGAGATCCATGTGATGCAGGGCGAACGCGCCCTGGCAAAGGACAACTTCACCCTCGGGCGCTTCCAGCTCACCGGCATCCCGCCGGCGCCCCGCGGCATCCCGCAGATCGAGGTCACCTTCGATATCGACGCCAACGGCATCGTCCATGTCTCGGCCAAGGACCTCGGGACCGGCAACGAGCAGACGATCACGATCAAGGGCGGCAAGGGCCTCTCCGAGGACGAGATCAGCCGCATGGTCAACGACTCCCAGCAGTTCGAGGAGGAGGACAAGAAGAAGCGCGAGGAGATCGAGATCCGCAACACCGCCGATAATGCGGTCTACACCGCCGAAAAGACCCTGAAGGAGAGCGGCGACAAGATCGACGACGCCGACCGCACGAAGATCGAGGAGGCCGCAAACGCCCTCCGCACGGCCCTTGAGGGCGAGGACATCGAGGAGATCAAGAAGAAGATGGAGGACCTCACCGAGGCCGTCTTCGCCGTCACCTCAAAGCTCTATGAAGAGGCCCAGAAGGCCCAGGCCGAAGCGGGCGCCTCAGCAGGCGGCCAGAAACAGGATGACGATGTTGTCGATGCAGACTTCAATGTCAAGGACGACAAGAAGAGTGAGTGATTCGGGATGAGTGCGGGAAGCTACTATGATGTCCTCGGTGTCTCCAGGGACGCCGGCGAAGGGGAGATCAAGAAGGCGTACCGCAACCTTGCACGCAAGTACCACCCAGATGTCTGCAAGGAAGAGGGCGCAGAGGACCGGTTCAAGGAGATCAACGAGGCCTATTCGGTCCTCTCCGATCCCCAGAAACGGGCCCAGTACGACAATATCGGGCATGACGCCTTCACCAACGCCTCAAAGGGGTCGTATTCGGGCGGCAGCGGATTCGGAGGTTTCCAGTCCGATTTCTCGGGTTTCGGAGACATCTTCGACACCTTCTTCGGCGGCGGGGGACCGCGCGGCCCGCGGCCGGGCGCCGACCTCCTCCTCCGCCTCTCGGTCTCGCTGAAGGATGCGGTCTTCGGGACCGATCGGGAGGTGGAGGTCTTCCACACCGAGTCGTGCCCGGACTGCGACGGCACCGGCAGCACCAATAAGAAGGTGCACACCTGCCCGAAGTGCGGCGGAAGCGGTCAGATCAGGCAGGTGAGCCAGTCGCTCTTCGGGCAGTTCGTCAGGATGTCGCCCTGTCCGGAGTGCGGCGGCCGCGGCAAGACCCCTGAACAGCCCTGCCGCACCTGCAACGGGAGCGGGCATGCACGGGTGAAGCGGAAGGTGAGCATCCATGTTCCGGCAGGCGCCTATACGGGCCTGCGCCTCCGCATGGAGGGCTATGGCGAGGCCGGCGACTATGGCGCCCCGGTCGGAGACCTCTATGTGGAGATCCTGGTCGAGGAGAACCCGAGATTCAGCCGGAGCGGGGACAGCCTCGAGACCGCGGTGGAGATCACCCCCGCCCAGGCGGCGGTGGGGTCGACGGCCGAGATCAGGACGATCGACGACCGCACGGTGGAGCTGAAGATCCCGGCCGGCATCCAGCACAACACCGCCCTCCGCATCCCGGGCGAGGGTGTGAGACGGCGCGGGAAGCCCGGCGACCTGCTGGTCAGGGTCAGGATCGTCGTTCCAAAGAGCCTTTCAGACGAGGAGAAGGAACTCTACGAGCGTCTCCTCGAGATCGAGAAAAAGAAAGGGCCCGGGAAGAAAGGCTTTTTCAAGGACTTTGTGGACAAGGTGATGGGGCAGGAGGAGTGAACCCCTCCCCCTCCATCAGGTCACGCTGCAGGGCGAGTGCCGCCGCAAGGTCTGCCAGATAGACCTGAGTGTTCAGGCTTCCGTCCGGGAACCTCGACGTGGGGTCCCGGCATGCATCGATCGTCCGCTCATCGGGGACCAGCGTCACCGGGATGCCAGTCCGCTCAGACGCCGCCGCCATCGCCTGCCTGAACTCGCCAAGGCAGTAGGCGACACGATACCGATACACGTCCCGTGTTTTCTCCAGATACGCCGCCACCCGCGCCGTCTCGATGCGCAGAAACGAACGGTGGACCGCCGGGTCCGGGCACCGCCCGAGCATATAGCGGTAGGTGGCATAGGGATACATCCGCTCCAGTTCTCGAGGGACGACGCCGCAGGTGCCAAAGACCACGCGGTGGACGCTCGAGGGCGGGAGGACGGCATCGATCACGCCGTCGAACCGCCGATGACTTGGACTGTCCGAGTAGGGTTTGTGGACCGAACAGGGCAGAAAAAGGGCAATTCTGCGGTTCGGCACCCGGTAATGGTCGATGACGAACCGATACGCCTCCTCAAACTCTGGCCTGAAAAAAGGAGGGACCGTATCCATCTGTCGCCCCTCAGAAAGAGAAGATATCGTTGTTTTTCCCGGAACTCTCACGTCACTATATATCTGATCGTCACCTATTAATGGGTAGCCATGAAACTGCTCTTTGAGGTTTCCGGGGAGCATCCAGACCTCCCGTTCGCAGAGATCGAATGTGTCGGCCGGATCATCGACCGGCGCGAACGGGTCGGTGTGGCAGAATGCCCGGACCCTGCGGCAACAACCCGTCTCGCACTCACCCATACCGTCATGGAATATCTCGGCGAGTGCGAACCGACCGCTGCAGGGATCTCGGCGCTCCTCAGAAACCTCTCGATCACCACAGACCGCCCCTTCGCGGCGCGGGTGAAGGTGATCCCCGGACCGTTGGCGCGTCCGTCGCAGCTCGACCTCGAACGGTTGATTGGCGGACTCATCTCCGGTCCGGTCAACCTCAGGTCGCCCGAGATCGTCTACCGGGCGATCCTCTCAGAGGACCGATGTTACCTTGGACGTGTGATGTATGCCGACCTTCGCGGCCCATATGAAAACAGAAGGCCAATAACACGCCCGTATTTCCATCCCGGCGTAATGATGCCGCGGATGGCCAGGGCGATGCTGAACCTCTCGGGCGTCATGCCCGGGGAGGTGCTCTGCGATCCCTTCTGCGGCACCGGCGGAATGCTGGAAGAAGCAGGATGGATCGGCGTCCGGGCGATCGGAAGCGATTTCGACCGGGAAATGATCCGGGGCTCCCGCCTCAACGTTCCCGCTGCCGACCTGATGCTTGCCGATGCCACCGCCCTGCCGCTCAGGGACAGGAGCGTGGAGGCGGTGGTGACCGATCTCCCGTACGGCCAGTCGGTCTGCATCCGGGCAGACACGCTCACCCGCCTCTATGAAGGGGCCATGGTGGAAATGGACCGAATATTAAAGGAAGGACGGCGTGCCGTCGTGATCACCCACCTCGATATCAGGGAGATTGCACGGCACCACTTCACCATCCTCCAGTTTCATGAACAGCGGGTTCATAAAAGCCTCACCAGGCGGATCCTTGTGCTGGAGAAGAAAAAACCCGTCACAGGATGATTGGACCGGCCAATCATCATATAAGAAACAGGACAGAAAAATGGCGTTGAACAACGGCGTGGAGATGATAGAGTGGATGCGCACGAATTTAGTCACCGTGAAGCCCACGCGCAACCTATCCCTCAAGGCGACCCGTCATCTCCGCAAATCCGAGAAGAAATACCTTTTTTCCGAAGATATTTCATTGATGCGCACCGCCGAGGGGCGGTGGTACGAGGGTCTCATCTATGAGATGCTCCTCGAAGTGGTCAAAGAATGCGATCTCATTAAGGGGATCATCAGAAAAGGAGCGGACGCCCCCTATGTGAGGCAGAAGATCACGCAGAACCAGAACGGGATGTTCTATTCAAATTACGGGGACATCAAGGTGCGGGGGAACGGTCAGGACCTGGCCGAAGTGGACCTGATGTTTGTGGACCGGCAGAACACCGTGGGTTTTGGCGAGATCGTCACTTCACCCTCAGATCTCAAGGAGTTCGAGGCGGAGATCATCTTCAAGAAGCGCCTGATCGGTTACCTCTTCGGCCAGCCGATCGTCCCCTTCGTGCTCATATCGTCGGTGGACATCTCGCGCAACTCGGTCGTCCAGCGCCTGATGAAGGAGCCCGATTCGGTGCTGATCATCACCGCCTCCTGCGAGCAGATAAAAAGGGCGCTCAATCCGCGTGAGATCAGATATCGCCCCAGAAAACCGATCGCTCACCCGAAACTCCTCCATCTCGAGGACGTCCACACCAAACGCCCCTTTGATTATCGGGCCCTCCACGACGAGCGCAAACAACGGATGCTCGACCTGATGGGAAACGGTGTTCCGTCGGATGCCCTGACCGATCCCGATGAGGTCCCGCCGATTGTCAAGAAGGTGGTCTTCGGTGCCCTCTACCCGCCGTCGATCCGCCTTCTCTGCAGCAGGACCGAGATCACCATCAAGGGAGAGAGCCTCACCTATGAGAGCATCATGAAAGATTTTTCAAAGGTGATCGTGGCCGTAAACCTGCCAGAACTCAAACCGATCCTCTATTTCAGGTCACGCAAGAAGAAGGAGTACTTCAAGATGGTGCCCTCAAAGAGCGGCGGTTTCAAGTATGAAAGCCGCCGGACCCCCCATATGGCCGGTTTTTTCCTCTGGCTCGAGAGCACGAAACCGTCGCTCGGGGCACAGATGACCCGTACACTGCTGAAATATTTTATTGCAGGCAACGGCACGACCGAGAATAAGACGAAACAGAAGAGTAGAAGGAGTCCCAGAAGGGGCAGGAACAAAACATCGAGCCCGAAAACCTCACCCGAAATGCCCTCTGGCGGCCAATAATGATATGGGGGGATCCCCCGTCGCCGTCGAAGGGGAAAGGTCTCAAAATCCCTGTTCACCTATACGACCGGCGTCTCGCCGAAGAGTTTCAGGGATTTCGGTGCAAATTTTTTGATCTCGTCGTAGAAATATCGCACATAGGCCGGATCAGAGTCGTCGATCGCCGCCTGCAACGTCCGCCTCAACCACTCCGGAAATGCCCCGCCCTCCTCCAGGGCGTTCATGATCACAACAACGGCCTCATCGACATCCTGATTGCTTGTCCAACGGTATGGCATGATTGATCTCCCTCCCGCACGGGCACTCTCGGGGAGATCGCATATATAGATTTGGGTCCTCCCGCCGCACCTCGAAAGACTTTAATAGAGCATCACCAATCACCATCCATGACCTGCTGGATTGCGGTGATTGGTGCTGAAAAATGGGGCACCTTCAGGGAAAAACAGATGCTGGCCTTTGCCGAGCGTCACAGGGATACCGTCAGCAAGACCGAGATCGGTGATACCGTGTTCTTCCTGGATGAGGATCCGGAGCGTTCCCTTCTCGGGGCAGCAGAGGTCGCATCCGATCCCTATATGAACCGCATCCCCCTCTTCGAAAACGAAAACGAGGTCTATCCATTACGAATAAAGATCCGGCCAATCACCGCCATGGACGTCCGGACGCCGCTCCCAATCGAGATCCGTAGCCGCATGCCCGACAGTGGCGTGCCGATCCATGCGATCATCGAAGACGAGATCGAGCAGATCTTTCTCGACCGTCTCGGGGCGCCCTAGACCGGGCGGCAGATCCAGCACCTCCTCCAGCGGACACCTTAAATTCGCTGACAGACCATACCTATACGGATCGATCCCCATGGCAGAGCACAACATGGAGAACTATGAAGAGACCTGTGCGTCCTTTTCTATCGACGTCCCCGAACACTATAACTTCGGGTTCGACGTCATCGACGCATGGGCAAAAAAAGACCGCAACCGCCTCGCCATGATCTGGGCAGACCAGAATGGCAACGAGAAGAAGTTCACCTTCAGGGACCTGATGAACCTCTCCAACCAGGCGGCAAATATTCTCCTGAAATACGGCATCGGCAAGGGAGACCGTGTACTCCTTCTCCTCCCCAGGATCCCGGAATGGTGGATCTTTGTGATCGCCCTCATCAAACTCGGCGCCGTATACTGTCCCTGCCCCACCCTCCTCACCCCCAAGGACCTCAAATACCGGATCAAGGTGGGACGGTTCAAGATGGTCATCACCGACCTGGAGAACTCCTGGAAGGTCGATGAGATCTGTCAGGAATGTCCGTCACTGCAGGTGCGGTTCCTGGCGGACGGCGAACTCGAGGGATGGGCAAACTTCCCGTACGAACTGATGTATCCTGCACCGGTCTCCCATCGCACCGTCTCGATGCCGGTGGCAAAGAAGACCAGGTCCACCGATCCGATGCTCATCTACTTCACCTCGGGCACGACCGGCGAACCGAAGATGGTGCTTCACAACAACGCCCACCCGCTCGGGCACATCATCACGGCGAAATACTGGCACGATCTCAACGAGCACGACCTCCACCTCACCCTCTCCGACACCGGGTGGGCGAAGTGCGGCTGGGGCAAGATCTTCGGGCAGTGGATCTGCGGCGCCGCCATCTTCGTCTATGACATCAGGGGCAAGTTCTCGGCCACCGAGGTCCTCCCCCTCCTGGAGAAATACGAGGTGACCACCTTCTGCGCCCCGCCGACCATCTACCGGATGCTCATTCTGGCCGACCTGAAGAAATACGACCTCCGAGAACTGCGCCACTGCACCAGCGCCGGCGAACCCCTCAACCCCGAGGTGATCCGCATCTGGCAGGAAGGCACCGGCCTCACCATCAGGGAAGGCTACGGCCAGACCGAGACGGTCTGCGCCATCGCCTCGTTCCCCTGCATGGAACCGAAATACGGGTCGATGGGCAAACCCTCGCCGGGCTGGCATGTGGAGATCCTCAACGACGAGGGGAAGGCCTGCGAGGCCTTTGAGGAGGGGAGGATCGCTGTCTTCCTCGATCCGCGTCCCGTCGGTCTCGTCGTCGAATACCTCGACAACAAGGAGGCAAACGCCGAGTCGTTCCATGACGGCTGGTACTTCACCGGCGACCGCGCCTACCGCGACGATGACGGGTATTACTGGTTTGTCGGGCGGGACGACGACGTGATCAAGAGTTCGGGCTACCGGATCGGACCCTTTGAGGTGGAATCGGCCCTGATGGAGCACCCGGCCGTACAGGAGTGCGCCGTCGTCGGATCACCCGACCTGATCCGCGGGCTGATCGTCAAGGCCTTCGTGGTCCTCAACGCCGGTTTCGAACCCTCCGAACTCCTCGTCAAGGACCTCCAGAAACACGTGAAGCGGACCACCGCCCCCTACAAATACCCTCGAACCATCGAATTCGTTGACGACCTCCCCAAGACGATGTCGGGAAAAATTAAACGCAAAGAACTGAAGATGATGGAGATGCAGCGGTTCGAGAGCGAAAACGGACCCGAGACCGGGCATCGGCCCACCTGAATCTCCTTTCTGTTCCGGTCACACACCCTTTTTTATTGCCAGCGCTCCATGTAGTACCGCTATGCAGGACGCCGAGCATACACCCAACGCCTACGAGGACCTCTGCGCCTCCTTTGTTCAGGAGGTGCCCGAGTCGTTTAACTTCGGCTTCGACGTCGTCGACATGTGGGCAAAAAAGGACCGCAATCGCCTGGCGATGATCTGGACAGACCAGGAGGGGCATGAAAAGTTCTACACCTTCCGCCACCTGATGAACCTCTCCAACCAGGCGGCAAACATGCTCCTCAAATACGGGATTAAAAAAGGTGACCGGATCATCATTATGCTCCACCGGATTCCCGAATGGTGGATCGTCTCGCTTGCGGCCATTAAGCTCGGCGCCGTCTTCTGCCCGACGCCCACCATGCTCACCCCCAAGGACCTGGAGTACCGGGTGAACACCGGCAAGATAAAAATGGTCGTCACCGATATGGAGAACGCCTGGAAGGTCGACGAGATCTGCTCCAAATGCCCGAGTCTGGTCTCGCGCTTTGTGGTCGACGGCGACCTCCCCGGATGGATCAGTTACCCGGTCGAGCTGGACTACCCGGCACCGGTGTCGTCGCAGCTGATCAAACTCCCCGGAATGAAGAAGACCCGTTCGAGCGATCCGATGCTCATCTTCTTCTCGTCCGGCACCACCGGCGAACCGAAGATGGTGCTCCACAACCAGGCCTATCCGATCGGGCATATCATCACCGGTCGGTTCTGGCTCGATCTCAATCAGAACGATCTCCACTTCACTCTGGCCGACACCGGATGGGGAAAGGCCGCATGGGGGAAGTTCTTCGGGCCCTGGATGCAGGGGGCATGCACCCTCGTCTATGACATCAGGGGCAAGTTCAAGGCCACCGAACTCCTGCCGGTGCTGGAGCGCTATGAGGTGACGAGTTTCTGCGCCCCCCCCACGGTCTACCGGATGCTCATCCTTGCAGACCTCGAGAAGTTCGATTTCTCCCAGCTCCGGCATTGCGTGAGTGCGGGCGAACCCCTCAACCCCGAGGTGATCCGGGCCTGGAAGGAGGGGACCGGGCTGACGATCTACGAGGGATATGGCCAGACCGAGACAGTGCTCTGCATCGGCACCTTCCCGGGGATGGAGCCGAAGTTCGGGTCCATGGGTCGACCGGCACCCGGGTGGCGGATTGAACTCCACAACGACGACGGCGGTCCGGCGGCGCCCGGTGAAGAGGGCCGGATCGCCATCTGGGCGGACCCGAAGCCGGCCGGCATGTTCATGTCCTATATCGACAATCCAACGGCCAACGACGAGGCCTTCTGCGGGAGCTGGTACTATACCGGCGACAAGGCCTATATGGACGACGACGGCTATTTCTGGTTTGTCGGCCGTGCGGACGACGTGATCAAGAGTTCCGGATACCGGATCGGGCCCTTCGAGGTGGAGTCGGCCCTGATGGAGCACCCGGCCGTACAGGAATGCGCCGTCGTCGGATCGCCGGACGTGATCCGCGGCATGATCGTCAAGGCGTTTGTGGTGCTTGCACCCGGTTATGAGCCCTCGGACATACTCATCAAGGATATCCAGAAATATGTGAAGGCGACGACCGCCCCGTACAAGTATCCGCGGGCGATCGAGTTTGTGGACGAACTGCCAAAGACGATCTCCGGCAAGATCCGGAGAAATGTGCTCCGCGACCTCGAGATGGAGCGCTTCAACAGCGCTGCCCAGGAAGACTAAATACTCCCTATTTTCTCTCTCCGTTCTGGTTGATCAGGTGTATGAGGGAGGAAAAACCCTCCATTTCCATCATGAGCACCTCTTCACGCCGCATCCCCATCGAGGTCTCGGCGTCGGCGGTGAGGGTCTCGGGCCCGCGCAGCACTCTCCGTGCGGTCCCGTCCATG
This genomic interval from Methanofollis fontis contains the following:
- a CDS encoding AMP-binding protein — protein: MQDAEHTPNAYEDLCASFVQEVPESFNFGFDVVDMWAKKDRNRLAMIWTDQEGHEKFYTFRHLMNLSNQAANMLLKYGIKKGDRIIIMLHRIPEWWIVSLAAIKLGAVFCPTPTMLTPKDLEYRVNTGKIKMVVTDMENAWKVDEICSKCPSLVSRFVVDGDLPGWISYPVELDYPAPVSSQLIKLPGMKKTRSSDPMLIFFSSGTTGEPKMVLHNQAYPIGHIITGRFWLDLNQNDLHFTLADTGWGKAAWGKFFGPWMQGACTLVYDIRGKFKATELLPVLERYEVTSFCAPPTVYRMLILADLEKFDFSQLRHCVSAGEPLNPEVIRAWKEGTGLTIYEGYGQTETVLCIGTFPGMEPKFGSMGRPAPGWRIELHNDDGGPAAPGEEGRIAIWADPKPAGMFMSYIDNPTANDEAFCGSWYYTGDKAYMDDDGYFWFVGRADDVIKSSGYRIGPFEVESALMEHPAVQECAVVGSPDVIRGMIVKAFVVLAPGYEPSDILIKDIQKYVKATTAPYKYPRAIEFVDELPKTISGKIRRNVLRDLEMERFNSAAQED